Genomic DNA from Fusarium keratoplasticum isolate Fu6.1 chromosome 2, whole genome shotgun sequence:
atataattaagaagttatataaatctaagtaGCCGCCCTTTTTTTAGCTATAATAgaaataagattattaagaCTCTATTACCTTTAAATACCttagtataataaataattactaattaattaaattaaagctTAGAAAAGATAAGCTTTAAAGgaattactttaataatcttacttataatatattataaggggaatatatattagctctATAGCGCTTATACTAAGACCTAGAGAAAAATAAAGAGATATTTCTAAATAACTTAATCTTAGtaatactataaatactTAGAAATAACCTTAaaaaggttattataattatataatataaaattaatatctaagtaaaaaagctaaaatataACTCTAATTAAGAGGAACCTTTATTATTTCttcttaataactataagaAAATactaataaattataatataggttttagagagatttaaaaataatataaagcctaaagagggaaaagattctttataagattttttaggtttaaatataataagtattttattatatttatataaaataaggTTAAGGGCGActtttattactttaatattatattaattaattaaaagctCTATATAAAGCTCGCCTTTATTACCTAGCGAGAATACCTTATAAGcactaattaattatattattttaatttttattttatttctttaacTCTATAGAGAGAGgaataaaaatataatctcCTTAGtacccgttggctcatgtgggTCTAGCGACCCAGGCGAGCCAACCTAGCAAGCTAGGTTGGCCACAAAATTGTGAGACAGCCACAAAATTATGAGACACTGTGGGGCCCTGTTTTCCCCCTTGAAAAGCCTCCTTTTTCGGTCTCTCAGTTTTGGAAGCCGTCCAGAGTGATTTATGAAGGTGCAAAAGAGCAAGTCGAAGCTATTGGCGATGCCTGATGTGATGATATTGATGATATTGACAACAGCTATTATAGAAGCCGCCACCTAAgcctccaaggccgccgCCTTCCTGGACGATTCCTCATATAAATTTGGCTGTGAGAGCGTCTTTTTAGCCCTCCGGGCTGGCTTCTTGTGCGGCCCTTGCTCGTGTGATGATGCCCGTGATCCTCTGTATTCCTGAtatgtggtgttgaggccgTATCGGGCACGGCGTGGAGGGGGGTCCAGGTGGCAAAGACGGCAGCCGCGGCGGTGAGGGTGTAAccggcggcgatgagggcatcCGCAGTAGAGGCTCGAATAGAGGagttcctcgtcatcttcatcttcctcggcagGAGCCGGTTCGAGCTGGAAAGTGATACTATCGTCACTTCCTGCGAGAGCGGTCCAGTCCATCGCGCTGAGGGGTTTCGGGGCAAAACTAGCGTTGTGAATAGCTTCGTGGACTTCCTGCGGCAGTTGCGTATCTATCATGAAAGGGTCAGGCTTTTGGGTAAGTATCTGATGCATAGTCGAGCGTTGTGTCTCCATAGAATAATACTCAATGTCCTTCCCTGTGTGCTCTAACCACTGAGCCCAcgatgccttcttcttcacgcCGTCGACGGTgatctctttctcttgccGCCATTggtccttgatcttcttcatctcctggATGACGAGGCTGCGAGCGGTCCGGACCTgtgccttctcctccttctgccGGGCTTCGGCGATAACCTCCCTCCTGCTGGTCTCGAATCTCCTGCAGACTAACGTTGTGACTAAAATCTCCTATCGGCTTcgctctcttccctcttttcGTGGCGTTGTATCTCTTCTCAATCCGAGCCCGGCGGTCATCGACATAAGCAGTGACTGTAGATTCAAGAACCACAGCTTCCGTGACGACATTACGTATCTGACGAAGTCCGGCACGCGTGGGGGAGCTGAAGGTATCGCCGTAGCGGTCTGAGAGTCGTTTGGCGGTATCTGCGGCGGCCTGGAAGCGAGATTCCTGAGGAAGGAGGGAGGCAAAGGCCGGGTCAACAGCCTGCTTCGCCtgaagctgcttcttggccagatATGCTATCGCCGGCTTAGGATTTGGTGGATAGATGCCTGACTTCTCGAAGCCTGAGATGATATTATGTGCCGTGAATCCTTCCTCGAAGACTTCCTGCTTTAACTCAGTGAGTCTATCGATATAGAAGAAGAGGTGTAACTTGCCTGAAAGCCGCGGACGAAGTCAGTGCGGGAGAAGGAGATATTGCCCTTCCGAAGCCACTTgccgagaagcttctggTGGGCGTTCTTCAGCGGCTGAAAGACCCCAACATCCATCGGCTGTAGTACATGCGTAGAGTGAGGAGGCAAGGGAGCTGTGATGATACAGAACTTCGCACAATACTCTCTAACGGCGAAGACTCCGTGTCCCGTGAAGCCGTCAAAGACGATGAGTCTCCAGATAGTCGTATCAGCGGCGTGAGAGATAGGGGGAATATCATATTGAACGTGCTTTCGCACAGGATCTCTAAGGAACTCATCACACCCAAACCACTCCTCAAATGTCTGTCCCGTACGCTGTGCCTTAGCGGACTTAGCCCAGGAACACCGGTTGAAGTGTATCATCCACTCGAGAGTAATCTCGCCGTTGGAGAAGGCCGTGTCGGACTGGGCGAAGCGGATATCAGGATCGGCATCTATATACGCCCAATCTAGTGTAGGCCAAGTCTTGAAGATAAGCCACGGCGGCATCGTATCACCCGCCGCGCTGCCTGTACCGATGAGGGTACAGGTCTCCCGGTTGGAAGGGGAGAGAACCTGCTTCCTTGTCCTTCGCCTTGTCCGTACGACGAGGACTTTAACGCTTTCCCTGAGGATACCGATCCTAATACCGGCCTGGTCAGTATTCCAGCACTCAGAAGCGCTGATATTATGACTCCGGATGGTCTCAGTAAGGTTCTTGAACCACTGTTTGAGGTCATCGAGACCGCCGGCTTCCCAGGACTCACGAGACTGTTCTGCGGCTTTGAGGAATGCCTGCTCAAGCTCAGGATGATTGTCACGGAAGCGAGCATACCACATCTTGCTGACGGGATCGGCATCAGGGTTCCTGCGCTGACGGAGGGTTGTGGCGGCATCTTCTATCTCAGGCTTAGAGGCGGGAAATCCGGACCTCTCCATCCAGATGACGAAGGCCACgatagcttcatcttcttcgtctgtGAGGACCCGCGGTCTGCCGACTTGCTGAGGCGTAAATCCGGTCTCTAGCCTCGTCACGATCCTCTGAATAGAGGCAACAGAGGATCCGGGGTGGCGTGAGCTGGCGGCACGAAGTGAGAGAGGTTGAGTCATgccggaggaagaggttcGGTGGAGGCCCCGGGCATGCCGGGCACGTGATGCCACGACTTCCCGGGCGGCCCTGAGATTCGCTTCACTCGGCATAATGAAGATGGACAAAAGAGAGGCAGTTTTTACCACTTATTGTCGTGAAATATGGCCAAAATAGGTGGTGATTGCATGAAAATGAGGACATCATCAAGTGCGGGTCCTGTCTCATAATTTTGTGGCTGTCTCACAATTTTGTGGCCAACCTAGCTTGCTAGGTTGGCTCGCCTGGGTCGCTAGAcccacatgagccaacgggtaTATTTTACCTCTTTTAAACCCTTAGAGGGCTTATAAAAATAACTTTAAGCGAATTAGCTATAATTTATCCCCCTATAGccttaaatattaataagaataaggTAATACTCTTATAActatttaatttattaatcTATAACTAGTTATTAGACTTATAAACTAAGGGGGGAAAGCCTAGagatatcttatataataataacttagatAAGatttaaggtatttattagactataatttttaataagctaaggattaaaaataattatttttaatataagaatacctataataaggtctttataaaataataatctctctatatagatataattaattataatctaattaagtttacttagataatatccTGAgattagctttatattaactaaggAGGATATATATAGGTAaatataagagatattagctatattagTAATTAgtaatcttattaattaatcttaattccCTAGGCtaatctaagtaatataataaaaattcCCTAAGGGCTAAGGCtatttataatctttaaCTCTAGAGTTATATTTCTTAACCTccttatataactaattaaataatatactaaCCGaagtataaagattataaataatttccttatttattaagaagaAGTAATTATcctaattaataataataagccCGAcctaaaaataaaaaagctaataaagaaattaattagCCTAAGACCTAGGGTTTAAAAATAAACTAATAAATCCTTAACTCCTATACCTCTTAATTAAAAGGATTAGCCTTAGACCCTAAATAAGCCCCTTAGTAATCTATCCCTAGGGACTCTAAAGTAACTAAGacttttattaaataatagctctaagtattaataaactaagaGCCCCTTTTTATCTAAAGGtataaaagatataactATGAGATAAAAGCCACTAAgtctatctaattaaataataattaattataaataaggttaaattaaaaataagtatccttttattattaaagaaagaCCTTATATCTATAAAGCTAAagattttatttacttagaCTATAAAACTAATAAAGAAGTTATATTAAAGCAAAAGGTAATTAAGGCAGGgataaagattatattaattaacctaGGGGAAAAGAGTTAGCTCGGCATAGTATATAGCTAgcctatataataattactaactagtaattatattacttacCTCCCTAGTAAGATAATAAGACCCTTATAATAGGACGAGATTCTAGCTATTACCGCCTAGCCTTagatacttattataatattaaaaaagagcTAAGACGagaaaataaagaaataataaaaaagtagggatacttaattaattaatttaaaataattatatagcgGGCGCGGCGCTAAGTAAGGCATAAtaggaataatatataaaataaggGGAGATAAATTTAATAAGGCTTTTAGGACTATAAAGATAGGTATTAAAGCCTTATAGAGAGCTATAAGTTAGggaaaataaatattaagctattttaggctattaggtaatttcttatatataaaaaaaagattagAGGCTATGgcctttaattattattatcttttttattagttataataagaaaggggagctttaggctttcttcctcggcgtaattattattactattaattaatcatttgcccttactattttctatattattaagattataaaataatatataagatccCTCTTTTAAAAAGGttataaaagagatatacgaagatctagctatatagtatagtatattttatttctctaataaaatattaaattattcCCTTTagattatttatatctttactAACTTTACCTATCTCTATAGATaattctttaagtaattaattatttacttaaaatattaaaaagctCTTAAGATTACCTTCCTTAGGTTTTATAACCctatcttttattaatattattatttatcttacttaattaatattaattaaaataaaaaataacatatatatatagcttatataataaataaatatatataataaaaatcctaacctctaAGCTAgagattattataaaaatattataaactatttaattaattaaaactacttattatatttttccttagatattttaattactacttaataagtccttatattataactaagctagctataattactataatactaaacccttagttatattaaccttccttaattattatatcttaataatttagctattatctatatattagtatttatttaattaattacttaccttctttcctttattattataacccctcttttttatagctaggttttttttgccctctagcgctaactaagtatcttatttacctcctaaaggtctttattcttagtaattaataaggtaacctaatatataactacctttatccccttcttaagagactttagggctttaaggattaactctagggagctactttaatatcttttaatttatcttttaaggtatttagattaaaatctagccttaagtatagtccttagggtctttaagacctaagagaTTAAGGGCTTAGATCCCTCCTTAGTAGgcattagagtctatagctatatattaagctttaagactataatttctaaattaaggggaataaagctagcttctttaaaagcccccttaatatttctctttattatagtagccttatatatagtataaaaggctagaaagaacttagtctttaaaatataagttatagagtatttaattaattactttatttcttaattataagctcgctttaatatactaaagtacttaatattaagaggctagagtaaataagataaataagataatatataaaactaaataattttcttttttttataatatctcttaaatttaataaaataataacttttatagctattaagaattaagagataataagaattaattaattaattaattatatattaattaaaatatttaaattacttaagactaatcttattattaatctagctattttaggttattataattacttaattacctaagaggttactttcttagtattaattaataaagtaatattagcctatattaataataaataattaaatcgCCTAGCtttctatattaattacttaaataactataatttattcttagtttctaggctagactaattttagctttaaatacctttctaagcctataataattattttatttataattatacctataaggaagctaatcttattaaagttatagatattatttaattagatattatattttataattatatttgCTATAAGCTgaaattaattatagataataattagatctttatacttagctctctaataattatatttctaaaaaaaatatatcttaagctcttagtgccgcttaataaagtttaaagcctaatatatattaataaatagcGCATTATAGTcaataagtaattaattagctatttcctttatactataaagctaggggggaaatcctcgcgaatctaagttaagaataaagtaaataaggatctcttcctctaggtCTGAGAGCTTGCGTGATTTAGGGATCTAATTAAGTTAGGATTAAATGCCCTGCTGCTGGCGctatagctttatataactaatattatatatctctgtagcgcgtcggagctttagttttaggttattttaaagggcccGGAGGGtaagaaggattctagccttattattagaCTAAGATATACTAGGTGGTTAAgagttaattaattaaatagagataatataggttaagggatttttattatatatgcTTATCTATTAtgtaagctatatatatatattatatcttttatttttttttattttatatcttaattaagggttttataagtaaaaaatatattaattatatttagtaTTAGAAGCCTTATAAGTAAGAGTTTTTACCTaggtattaattaaaatCTATTACTAAGGGTTTTTTAAATTAACCTCTATAGGGGAAAGATACTAAAAGcgctttataatataagtaatttaaagTAATAAGATTACTAAGTagtttatataatttaataaaatattaaaatatataaaatatatttatttattcttttatataataattacctagctattaatataacttagttatacttaatacccttaagtatattattagatataatttatatctttatttaaaATACTACTAATAAccccttattaatataaacctaatataattaatatatctCTTAAGAAATACCTAACTATTATATAAGCCTTAATActaattttttttaaatttataaaactctaatactaactctagtaattaattcttttaaaacctataatattaataactcttatttcttaatatagttatacttatagctatatagctaaattatagctaattataagatttttttaatctttttatttagtaatataaaaaatcttcataattattataagtattataacttatagcttatattaagtattattttttaagattttaagaaatttaatatctttattaataagatatttttttttataatttctttttaagagcctttaataaaaagagcttttttcttttaaagaaattaaaccttttattaatattataattaaataaaaaatagctaaataaaaaaaataatataactaaaaataataaatttaattaataataaattattatattatatatttatattaatacttttaaggcctttctttaatattattatttataatttattataagtgttttttatatctttataaagcttatagaTCTCTTCGCTAAggttatcttagttatattatcTAGCATCTGACGGTTAAGATTCGCTTCAAGTTCATAAACTTCGGCGTGGAACTCGTACGAAACGGAAAGCAGAGGTGAATCCATCGAGGCTGGTAGGTGATCTGGTATCAGGGTGGAGAATGGGAATGTTTGACTGCCGCTCTGTAGGACAGTATGTTGGTTCAGAAAGGGCCAGTGGTGTATCTCGAAGTACTGGTCCTTGCATTTCGCGCTGCGATTCTTGAccgg
This window encodes:
- a CDS encoding HTH CENPB-type domain-containing protein, with product MTQPLSLRAASSRHPGSSVASIQRIVTRLETGFTPQQVGRPRVLTDEEDEAIVAFVIWMERSGFPASKPEIEDAATTLRQRRNPDADPVSKMWYARFRDNHPELEQAFLKAAEQSRESWEAGGLDDLKQWFKNLTETIRSHNISASECWNTDQAGIRIGILRESVKVLVVRTRRRTRKQVLSPSNRETCTLIGTGSAAGDTMPPWLIFKTWPTLDWAYIDADPDIRFAQSDTAFSNGEITLEWMIHFNRCSWAKSAKAQRTGQTFEEWFGCDEFLRDPVRKHVQYDIPPISHAADTTIWRLIVFDGFTGHGVFAVREYCAKFCIITAPLPPHSTHVLQPMDVGVFQPLKNAHQKLLGKWLRKGNISFSRTDFVRGFQEVFEEGFTAHNIISGFEKSGIYPPNPKPAIAYLAKKQLQAKQAVDPAFASLLPQESRFQAAADTAKRLSDRYGDTFSSPTRAGLRQIRNVVTEAVVLESTVTAYVDDRRARIEKRYNATKRGKRAKPIGDFSHNKEEKAQVRTARSLVIQEMKKIKDQWRQEKEITVDGVKKKASWAQWLEHTGKDIEYYSMETQRSTMHQILTQKPDPFMIDTQLPQEVHEAIHNASFAPKPLSAMDWTALAGSDDSITFQLEPAPAEEDEDDEELLYSSLYCGCPHRRRLHPHRRGCRLCHLDPPPRRARYGLNTTYQEYRGSRASSHEQGPHKKPARRAKKTLSQPNLYEESSRKAAALEA